The following is a genomic window from Oncorhynchus masou masou isolate Uvic2021 chromosome 6, UVic_Omas_1.1, whole genome shotgun sequence.
TTAATGTTGCGAgaactaactaacgttagctagttaatgtTTTTCAGAAAGCTAATAATGGCAGCTACGCTAACGTAGCTCCTTCACgtaactagctaactagccacCTTTGTtcgttagccagctaactagctagccaacaagTTATCTAGCTAGCTGCAGAGATTCAGACTCATTTGACTCAGCTGTTTTGTTTATCATTTCTGAAATCTAGTTCCTTTGATACGTAAATGTAATTGATAGTGTTTTTCCTCGATCGTAAATCATGACTGCCaagtccctccctctcttccatccagACCGTCAGTCTATGGCActattggaggaggaggatggcgaGCATCCTCGCCGGGAGTGGAGCCCCAGCATGGGCCATGAGGAGCGAGTCCCCATCCTGATCAAGGAGAAACGGGAGCTCAGGTCCAGCCAGGGGGACGAGCAACTCCGGGGCCACGGCTCCTGCAGCACCCCAGAGTCCATCTTCACTCCTCCCCGCGTCACCAACGAATACCCCCAGGACCCTCCCCACTCCTCTAACCTGCCCCAGAACCCATCGGTGGAGAACAGAGAGCGGGACCCTGGTCCCAGAAGCTCATCCAGACACGTCAAGTCAGAAGTGTCCCACAGAGGCTCCTCATCATCTTCGTCCAACAGCGTCCCGCAGCCCCTCGCCACAGTCAACCCCAACTGCTCCAACGAGAACAACATTGACATCATTGGAGTGGAGAACGGAGGACAGATGTTGGTGTCTGGGTCGAAAGGACGAGCTGGTGGGAGCAGAGGTCAGGCCTCCCATTTAGGTGACCAGGGCAGTAACGCGGCCGCAGAGTGTGGAAAATCCCCCCTCCAGGTGCACGTGTCATCGTTCTGCTGCAAGGTGTGTGGGGAGGCATTCAGCCACATTGGACACCTGCATGTCCATGTCCAGGTGCACACCCGGGAGAAGCCGTACCGCTGCGGGGTGTGTGGGAAGTGTTGCAGCTCCTCCGGCAGGCTCCAGGAGCACGCCAGGagtcacactggagagaagccgtTCCGCTGCCAGATCTGTGGGAAGGGATTCACCCAGATGGCCCATTTGAAGGTCCACATGCGGATCCACACGGGAGAGAAACCATACAGCTGCCCAGTGTGTGGAAAGTGCTTCAGCCGCTCCGACAAAATCAAACGTCATCTCCAGACCCACAGCCGTGAGGGCACTTACTTCTCAGGGCAGTAAGATGAGGGAGACCACCGGTGGTTGTTAATGAGCGACTGAGTCTGTATGAATGAATTACTGATTATGGGACATTTTTTAAAAGCTAAAATTGCTGCCATTAAGACGGCTTGttatttttctctttctctcaaagAGCTAGGGATTCTGTGACTTTCTTAGAATGTTTTATCTCCTAGTTAACACTTCTCTCCATGCCATAGTTTCTCTCTCATGCAGTAGATTTGTATAGTCGATTTAGTATGTGTCCATTTACTTTTTGTACTTGTCACTGAATGGGATAATAGGGAATCTTTAAACACCAAATTGAACGACTTAGTAGCTAGTCTTTCTGAATGATTTAGTCTTTACTTTTAGTAATGAACTTGGTAGAATGATGATAATGAAGTCTTCCACTATGCGCCTTGAAATGGAGATGCGTTCAGGCTTGCAACAATAAGCAGCATTCCAAAACGTGGTGGTCTTGCCCCAGACGATTTGCACAGGGCCAATTTACACATTTCTAAactaaattgtttgttttttttcattAATTTTTAAAAAGTATATCACAGCTTCTTCTAAAACCCACTAATCTTATTTCCTCAGTCAGCTGGCTGAAGTACATAagatgtttttatttgtaattctAATTAACAATGGCTAACCGTATGGGCATTGACTAAACAGTTGTCCATTCCTTGAGTTTACAAATATGGATATAAGTACACATGTTCACCATTTGTTAGTTAGGGTCGGGTAGGTTAGGCAATAGCCCTGCCTGCTCGATTCAAGGTTTCTGTACAGTCACCTAAAGCCTCCCTGATACAACTGATGTTAAAGGACCATTTGCCTCTCTCGTCATCATTGCAGAACTGTGTACTGCCACCTGAATTTCAGTCAACTAACTTATCTTACAATTAAAAACATACTTATCAGTGAGGATTCAATGCAAAGACTGCTATTTTGCAAGATAAATGTTGCCTTCATAAGGATTGTTTGCTAATTCTGTATATGACCACTATCTATCCCCCCACCTCTGATGCATATAGTGTGTGTCCTCTCTATGACCCGCACTACAGAATTTGACCAACACGGTGCAGAGACCAACAGATTCCCCAGCTGAGCCATACAGTATTACCCTGTATCTGAGCTGCTTGTTCCTGATTGTTGGTCCTGAGCTCAGcactgcacatactgtatattcacTATAGTAAAGATCTGTTCTTGATGGCCAGTTTAAGTGTAACATACGTTTTGTTACAGACAGATCAAGCCTACTCCTGGAATCAAAAGCACTTTAGATAGTTTATATTGCAAGTGCTTGTAATCTAGGGGTAGACTTAATGCAAGTCTCTACCTTTTTAGAAGTTTTTATCAGAACTTGAGCAGTGCCTAGCTGAGAACGAGGCACATGAACAAGCAGTAGGCCTATGGCCTGGACCAGAGACAAACCATTGCCCAATCCCCTAGGCAAGTGTCTTGGGCAATAGGTGCTTGGGGTTGTTACTAGTAGACAGGGTCTTTATCTCCTCTCAGGACTGAGGCTACTACAGTAGGCCCTCTAATTTAACCAGcattcctccccttctctcccacaCAGTTTATTCTGGGACACCGctgctcccacacacacacacacaactgtacaGTGTTGTATCattatgtaataaatgtaattttttaaataaagtagTCTGAGTACCTTGTCTAAATTGTCAGGTTCCTTCCACACAAGGCACAGCTGAGCTTCAGATTGAATAATGCGAGAGTGCATTATCGGACAGCGGATCAAATGAAAGTTTGAATACTAACTATCCTTAACCTAGAAGTACAGTGTAACAAACTTAACTTTTATATCTTAtgtttaactctgcattgttggaagaGGACCTGTAAGTAAAAGTTTTACTGTTAATCTACATCTGTcaacaaagcatgtgacaaataacatttgatttcgaTAGCCACTGCAGAGAAGCTCAATCCCCAATCAAGATGGTGCTACCCATGCCTATCCAAACCTTTCCGATCTACAAAAGTGGTTAGGGTTTGATTTGGGATTCAGGGTTTAGGTACCACATACATTCTGGAATAGATATATCTATAGAGCCTCACAGTGGTGTCAAAACCTAGCTGAAAAACAAGGAAATGGGTCCAATTGTTTTTCGAGCATACATTTTTCACAGGGGATTTTGGAAATACTCCaaaggctgtgttttgtgtaggcatACGTACCCAGGCGTGATGTTtagataaccatgtaaatctcagACATGGTGACTTATCAATATAGTTGGCTCTATTTACTCTGatttgaaaatgctaattagTGTCGAAGCAgacatcatgcaaaactacaGATCCCTGCAGGCTCCTGcatgtcatctctagctgacatcttggctaacaggtattgtgtcaattttaAACTTGCACAaaacagttcacagaattgtccatttcaaagaaatgtagccaatttatgaattactacatttagctaatcCAGATtgtcttacctttgcctcgattcgcCAGTCTTGCCCAGATCGTGGCATTTGTAGTTATTTAATGATAGCCACATTAGGATAATTTATTTCATTTttgggggtaaatacaggcgaATATATTGACAAGTCTCCTTTTCCTATAAATTTACAAGGCTATCAAAAcctcatgccagggtaagcctacatgaaacacagaccttatttgaagtgtttctaaaatcccctatgggaaaaacgattggaaccatttccctgttagATCACTAGGTTTTATGGATATTATGACAAACTTTTGTACGCTAATAATCTATTGTATTCCATGTGCTAATTAATTTGTCTCTGATGGTACAATTATTTCAACTGCCCCAGGTTCTCAAGTACTTACGGTAACTAACAATTTCTGATTGCGTCACATTCTCAAGGCGTTTTGTTGTGTTGAAGAttatctattatattgacaagatggtCTATAGACcgctttaacaatggaaatacatggaaACATTCTTGATCTAGCCCATGATTTAATGTAGAaaatatcacaggaggttggtggccccTTATTTGGGGAGCACGGGCTGGTGGTAACAGCTGGAGCGGCATAGGTGGAATGGCATTGTAAATTACAcgggcagggagcaggtctcgaaccctcaacCTCCCAGCCCGAAGTCCAGCGCGCTATCGATTGTGCCCCAAAAGCATGCTCAAGCGGCAGTGGCGATATCTACACTTTTTAACCCAGGTTCGTTTCAATTTGTTTGCCATTCCATttgttccattccagccattattatgagccgccaTCCCTTCAGCCGCCTCCACTGATTTCAATAAACAACCAGAAGTTATGACGCTAGTAATAGCCTAAACCACATGTGTCAAACTAATTCCACGTATGGTCGAGTTTCTAAAGAATTCCCCTCACCTGGTTATCTAGGTTTTATTTAAAGGAAAAAAACTAAAAACCTACGGACCCTCGGCCGTCCGCTTCAAGCCAAGCGTCCTCCATGtccactcttttctctctccccacccgtGAAATTTCAGTCGCATCTCACCCCTGCATTTATTTGTCCATCAAACATGTAGACAACTCGTTTAGCCACGCTAATTGGAGTAATGTAATTAGCTAAAATGTAATACTGTTGATTTCACAGGTACAAAATGAAGGAAAAGGAACTATAAGAACCGTTACTTTTGGGGTGTTAAACCGGTTCAGAACTTCATGCTGGTTGGACCACTGGGACAGGACGAAATATATAGGGGTTCTGCTCAGAGAAGAACGATAGGAAACCGTTAACAACCCAAAGATTATGAAACGTCCATTAGATCAAATAACGCTCACATATCAAAATAGCAATTCACTTTTATCatgaccaaattcgacactcgtTGCCCctcataacaaacaaaaaaagaataCTCACTTGACACGTTGTGTGCTTAAGGCTATAAATCTAGGCGGAGTCGAACCTCCCGCTTCGCCTCTTTCCTCTCCGCTTGTGTTTAGCGGGTAAATGTGCCCTGGCTACCATCGACCCTCAAAATGACGAAATTAcaatttctaaatgtatttttgacAGAAAAGTTGATGTTAGCTGCCCAAGATATATATAAGCAAGTGGAAGAGACCATATTAGAATACCAGGAGGAAATATTCCAGGGAAAGCGAGAGAATGACAAACTGAGACGCAAGCTTCACGATAATGGGATTCCATGGCCAGGTTAGTAGCTAGCTTGCTCTAAGAAAAATAACCCCGGGGTTTTATAGGCGATAATTTGTGAAAAACTGGGCCAAGGTGTTCGGAGCATGCTATAGATACCCGATTAGCACAGATGGTCGCCTCTGtctaatgatttttttttaacgcTGTAAACATGAAACTATGGCATTGTGGGAATCCTAACCTTATAAAGGTGTGTAGTAATTTAACCTTTTCGTTTTTTGACTTCTTTAtcgctgatatgaaagataagggCCTTACGGTAACAAAACCGTACTACACCACGCATCACTTAACGCTCAGACCGAGTCGGGGCTCTTATTAAAACAGAAGATACTTTCGTGAATAGACGCTATAGT
Proteins encoded in this region:
- the LOC135542305 gene encoding zinc finger protein 468-like, whose protein sequence is MTKLQFLNVFLTERLMLAAQEIYKSVEDTILEYQEEIALRERENDHLRRRLRDAGIEIWPDRQSMALLEEEDGEHPRREWSPSMGHEERVPILIKEKRELRSSQGDEQLRGHGSCSTPESIFTPPRVTNEYPQDPPHSSNLPQNPSVENRERDPGPRSSSRHVKSEVSHRGSSSSSSNSVPQPLATVNPNCSNENNIDIIGVENGGQMLVSGSKGRAGGSRGQASHLGDQGSNAAAECGKSPLQVHVSSFCCKVCGEAFSHIGHLHVHVQVHTREKPYRCGVCGKCCSSSGRLQEHARSHTGEKPFRCQICGKGFTQMAHLKVHMRIHTGEKPYSCPVCGKCFSRSDKIKRHLQTHSREGTYFSGQ